Part of the Kiritimatiellia bacterium genome is shown below.
GACAAGAAAGACGTTGCCCTGATATTTTCTGCCGTCCCCGCAACGGCGGCCGGCGTTTTCACGCGCAACCGCGTGAAAGCCGCGCCGGTCATTCTGTGCCGGCGGCGGTTGAAAAGCCGGAAGATCCAGGCTGTGATTATCAATAGCGGCAACGCCAATGCCTGCACCGGACCGCGGGGACTGGCCGATGCGGAAGAATCCGCCGCCGCGACGGCCGGGCGGTTGCGCATCAGCCCCGCCCTGGTTTTTGTCTGTTCCACCGGCACCATTGGCGTGCCCATGCCGCTGGACCGGATGAAAAAGGGGATAAACCGCGCCGTGGAAAAACTGGGGCGCGGCGGCGGCCGCGACGCTGCCCGGGCGATCATGACCACCGATACGCGCGCCAAGGAGGCGGCGGTGCGCCTGCGCCTCGGCGGCAAGGATGTTGTTATCGGCGCCATGGCCAAGGGGGCCGGCATGATTGCCCCGCGCATGGCCACGCTGCTCGTGTTCATTACCACCGATGCCGCCATCGCGCCGGCGGCTTTGCAGGATGCGCTTTCCTGCGCGGTGGAGGAGAGTTTTAACCGTATTCTGGTTGACGGCGACCAGAGCACCAACGACACGGTTCTCTGTCTCGCCAGCGGCCTGGCCGGCAACCGGCTCATTGCGGCAAAACAGCCGGCGTGGGACGGGTTTAAAGCCGCCCTGACGGCCCTTTGCCGGAAGCTGGCTTATATGCTTGTTGAAGACGGCGAGGGGGTCACGCGCGTCGTCAGGCTTGATGTCAAGGGCGCAAAAAACAGGATGGAAGCCGAAAAAGTGGCGCGCGCCATCGCGCGTTCCCCGCTGGTGAAAACGTCCTGGTTCGGCGCCGATCCGAACTGGGGGCGCATCATGGGCGCGATCGGTTATTCCGGGGCGGCGGTTGATCCGGAAAGAATCAGCATTGACTATGAAGGGCGTCCGGCGGTGGTCAACGGCCGGTCGTCCGGCCTGCCGTCGGAGACGTTGAAAAAAATAATTGCCCGGAAAAAATTTGCGATTGGAATCAACCTGCGGCAGGGGAAAGCTTCCTATTCCATGCTGACCTGCGACTGCAGTCTTGATTATGTGCGGATCAACGCCGATTATATGACCTGATTTTATGCAGAAATTCATTGAAAAAACAAACGTCCTCATGGAGGCCATGCCGTATATCCGGCTGCTGCGGGGCAAGCCGGTCGTCATCAAGTTCGGCGGCAGCGCCATGGAAAACACCGATAACAGCAGGAGCATCCTGGCGGATGTGGCTTTCATGGAATGCGTCGGCATCCATCCCGTGATTGTGCACGGCGGCGGCGGGGCCATTTCCAGGAGGATGCGGGAAGCGGGCATACAGCCGAAGTTTGTGAACGGTCTCCGGGTTACCGACAGCGAATCAATGCGGGTGGTGGAAGAGGTGTTGAATCACGAAGTCAACGTTGAGATCGTGGAAACGCTGATTGCCAGCGGCGCCAGGGCCACGGGACTTCACGGGCCGGGGATTATCAGCGCCGAAAAGCGCGTTGTGCAGGACAATGTCGGGGTTGACCTGGGATTTGTGGGGCGGGTCGCGGCGGTGGATACCGCCCCGATTACGGCCTGTCTTCAGGCGGATATTATTCCCGTCATTACCCCTCTGGGCCGCGGGCCGGACGGACGGGTTTATAACATCAACGCCGATGATTCGGCGGCGGCCGTGGCGGTCGCCATCAACGCCTTCAAGCTGGTTTTCCTTTCGGATGTCCCGGGCGTGATGCGGGACGCCAAAGACGCCGATTCGGTCATTTCATCCCTGACGCGCAGCGAAATAGAAGCCTTGATCCGGAGCCGGGTGATCCAGGCCGGCATGATTCCCAAAATCCAGGGCGCGCTGGCGGCCATGGCCGCCGGTGTCAGGAAAGTGCACATCATTGACGGCCACGTCCTGCATTCGCTTTTGCTTGAAATATTCACGGATAAAGGCATCGGAACGGAGATAATCAATGACAATTAAAACCGAAGAAATAATCGCATCGTTTGAACAGAACGTTATTCCCTGCTACGCGCGCAAAGCCATCGCTCTGACGCACGGCAAAGGCACGAAAGTCTGGGACGCCGACGGCAAGGTTTATCTTGATTTTATCGCGGGCATCGCGGTCAACAATCTCGGGCACTGCCATCCCCGCGTCGTGGAAGCGATCAAAAAACAGGCCGAGCAGTTACTTCATGTTTCCAACCTTTATTGCCATGAGAACCAGGGGCTGTTGGCCAAAACCCTGGCCGGACTGGCTGGATTTCAGGGGGGGAAATGTTTCTTCTGCAATTCCGGCGCGGAAGCGAACGAGGGTTTGATCAAACTGGCGCGCCTCTGGGGACATGAGCGCAAACGGCATGAAATCATCACCATGCGCAATTCCTTTCACGGCCGGACCCTCGCCACTTTGACCGCGACCGGCCAGAGCAAAGTCCAGAAGGGTTTTGAGCCTCTGCCGGCCGGTTTTGTCTACGCCGACTTTAACAACCTTGACTCGGTCAAATCGGCCATTACCGACAAGACCGTCGCCGTGCTGGCGGAGCCGATCCAGGGCGAAGGAGGCGTTGTTCCGGCCGAAAAGGATTTTCTTCTGGGTCTGCGCGCGCTTTGTGATGCAAACGACATGCTGCTCTTGTTTGACGAAGTGCAGTGCGGCATGGGGCGCACCGGCGAATGGTTTGCGTTTCAAAATTACGGCGTGTTGCCGGATGCGTTTGCCCTGGCCAAGGCCCTGGCCGCCGGCCTCCCCATGGGGGCGGTTGTCGCCGCGCCGAAAACGGCCGACGTTCTGCAGGCCGGGACGCATGGCTCCACGTTCGGCGGCGGTCCTTGCGTGTGTGCCGCCGCTCTGGCGGCGATCAAAGCCGTCCGGGAGGAAAACCTCCTGCAGAACGCCAGGGAAATGGGCGAGAAATTAAAGAACGGACTGCAGGCGCTGGCCAACAAATATGAGCATCTCAAGGAAGTGCGGGGAACGGGGCTGATGCTCGCCCTTGTGCTTGACCAGCCGGCGAAAGAGCTGGAAGCCAAGTTGATGGACATCGGCCTGCTGGCGCTGGCGACCGCCGAGAATGTGCTCCGGTTCCTGCCGCCGCTCAACGTCAAGCCCAATGAAGTTGAGGAGGCTTTGGAAATCATTGATGATGTTTGCGCCGAATGGCACGGCCCGGCCGATGAACAGCCGGCGGAGAGCAAAACCGAATAGCGCGCGCTGCAACAGCCGGGCGCGAGGAATCCCCGTTGCCGGCCGGTTGTTAAAACTGCCGCGCCGTTGCCGGCGCGCTGTGCTTTATGTTGCCAAAGGCGCGCGGGTGAGATATACTTCATCAGATACGAGAGAGGAGAGTCGGTATGAGCGGACACAGTAAATGGAAAACCATTCAGCATAAAAAGGGCGCCGCGGACGCCAGGCGCGGGAAAATATTCAGCAAACTCAGCAAGGAACTGACCATTGCCGCCCGTGCCGGCGGCGGCGACCCGAACATGAACGCCGCCCTGCGCAATTTGATCGCCAAGGCCAAGGAATCCAATATGCCCTCGGATAATGTTGAAAGGGCCATCAAGAAAGGGACTGGTGAACTGGCCGGCAGCCAGCTGGATGAGGTAACCTACGAGGGGTTTGTGGCCGGCGGCGTTGCGCTCGTGATTAAAGTGCTGACCGACAACAAAAACCGGGCGGCCTCCGAAATCCGCCATATTTTCACCAAGTTTGGAAGCAACCTGGCCGTGCAGGGCGCGGTGGTGCGCAATTTCAAGCGCAAGGGACAGATTCTGGTTGATAACGCCGCGGTGGAAGAGGATAAACTCATGAATATTGTCCTTGAAGCCGGGGCCGAGGATATGCAGCAGGATGACGGCGTCTTTGACATCGTAACCGATCCGGCCGGTTTTCAGGCCGTGGTTGACGCTTTGGAAAAGGCGGGCATTAAAACCATCAGTTCCGAAATCACGCTTATTCCGGACAGTTACGTTACTATTACCGACAAAAGCGCCGCGGCCAACGTGCTCAAGTTCATTGAGACGCTTGAGGATAACGACGATGTCCAGAATGTTTATTCCAACGTGGACATTGACGAGAAAATCCTGAAAGAGCTTGAGCAGAAGTAAAAAAGGCATTATGAGCCGCATAATGGGCATGGACATGTCCCTCCGGTCGTCCGGGCTCGCGGTTATTGAATCGTCCGGTTCTGCCTTGAAGGCGGTTGAATACCGGCTTGTTAAAAATTCGCCCGCCCGCTTGATTTCCGAATGCCTGCTGCATATTTTCCGGGACGTGGCGGATATTCTGGGGCGCTGCCGTCCGGATGCGGCCGCCATTGAGGGGGTTTTTTTCTGCAAGAATTTCAAGACCGCCGTCGCTCTCGGCCAGGCGCGCGGCGCGGCCATCGCGGCCTGTGCCGCGGCCGGGGTGCCGGTTTACGAGTATGCCCCGCGCCGCGTCAAACAGGCGGTGGTGGGTTGCGGCGCGGCCGGCAAAGAGCAGGTGAAGAAAATGGCCATGCTGATCTTGAACCTGAAGGATGAACCCGGCGGCGACGCCGCGGACGCGCTGGCCATCGCGATCTGCCACGCGCACAACATCAAGCGCTGTAAAATTTGCGGCCCGGAAGCATCCGCGTCAAATGATTTGCGCGGCGCGTTCCTCGTTTCAAGGGGCATGGTTGCGATATGATCACTTTTCTTGAAGGAACGCTCGTGGAAAAATCACCCGCCCGGGTGGTCGTCAGGGTGGGCGGCGTGGGTTACGAGGTGTTTATTCCGCTCAGCAGTTTTGACCGTCTGCCGGCCGAAAACCGCGATTGCCGCCTCCTGGTTTATGAATATCTCCGCGAGGACCTGCATTCCCTTTTCGGCTTTGCGAGCGAGGCGGAGCGCAGGGCTTTCATATTGCTGATGAATGTCAATGGCATCGGGCCGAAGCTGGCGATGAGCGCCTTGAGCAGCCTGGCGGTGTCCGATTTAAACAAGGCGATTGCCGCCGGCGATATCGCGCGGCTGACGACCATTGCCGGCATCGGTAAAAAGACAGCCGAACGAATGGTGGTTGAATTGCGCGACAAGCTTTCCACGTCCGATTTGCCGGGCGGAACGGGTTTGCCCGGGGAAAATATCAAGACTGCCGACGCCATTCTCGCGCTCGTGTCTCTCGGTTACAAGCAGAACGAGGCCGCCAGAATGGTGTCCACGGCGGCGGCCGGCGGCGTTGATGACATGCCGGTAGAGGAAATTATACGCCGCGCCTTGCGGCGTTGAATGGCCGTCTTTTTTACAGCCGGGAAAAACGATGGAGATTGTCATCTCGCCATGATAACGGCGCGGCCGGTCCCGGTGTTTCGCGCGAATACATCCGGTTTGTATTTTTCCAGAGGGCCGCGGCTGCTATTGGGCAATGGGTTGTTTATCCCCGGTTTTACGCGCCGCCGTCGATTTTTTCCGGAAAAGTTACTGTAAAGCGTGTGCCGCGAGTATTGTCCATGGAGAGCGTTCCGTTCAGTTGCGACACCAGCGCGTTTACCAGTTGCAGGCCGAGCGAGTGCGGATGGTTGACGTCCACCTTGTCCGGGAAGGGAACCCCGTTGTTGGCAATGGTAATTGCGATGGATCCCTCCCTCCGCTGGACGGAAATTAAAAGCTCGCCTTTGGGTTGTCCCCCGCCGGCCTGGCCTTGCTGGAATCCGTGTTTGAGCGCGTTCATCACGAGTTCGTTCACGATTAGGCTGCACGGGATCGCCTGGGAAAGGGAAAAGGATTCATGGCCGCCTTCCCACCGCATGACGATTGAGGAAGGGTCTACTTGATAGAATTGAAAAAGGTCATGGATGATTCCCGTGATATAATTGTGCATGTTGATTTCGCGCGCACCTTCAGGCGGCCGGAACGCGTCATATGCTTTTGCCATGGATTTGATCCTGGCCTGGGTCTGCCGGAACAGTTCCGCGTCGTGCGGGTCGCGGATGTAGGCCGCCTGCAGGTTCAGGAGGCTGGAGATCACCTGCAGATTGTTTTTAACGCGGTGCTGGATTTCCCGCAGGAGAATTTCCTTTTCCTTGACCGATTTTTTGAGCTCGTCCGCTGTTTTCTTTCCGAAAGCCAGGTGTCCGATGAGGGCGGCATACATACACAGGATGTCAAGGTCCTCCGCGCTGAAAATCCTCCGGTCAAGGAGGTTGTCAATGCAGATGCATCCGATGACCCGGCTGCCGTTCCACAGGGCGGCAATGGCGTGCATGCCCCGCCCGACTTCCTCGCCCTTGTCGTTGCGCAGGACGCAATCCTGTTGAATTAACAGGCGGCGCTTGTCGGCCAGGACCTCTCCCATGGGCGCGGCGCGGTTTAAGGTTATCAGCCGCGCGCGCTCGTCGCGCGCTTTTCCGCTTTCGTCCATGCCGAATGAGCCGCCCGCCACCATTGAATTGCCCCGCCGAAACCAGAGGCTGACCCGTTTGCATTCCAGTATCTGGCACCCGAAGACCACGGCCTGCCGGCACAAATCGTCAAAGGATTCGACGGTTGAAAGATCGTTGCCGATCTGATGCAGTGCCAGCAGCCGGTTTCGCATCCGCATTAATTCATTCCCGTCGTTTTTGCAGGCCGATCTGATGCGCATAAGATTTTTTTGCAGTGTGTTTGCCAGCCCCGTTTTTTTATTGAAAAAAACTTTAGCATACGGCCTGGGGGGTTGTCAAAAATTCATTTTGATGTTGTTTGCCGGCGAATTGACTCCAGGGCGGGTTATTTTGCTCTTGCGTGACGGGGGTGATAATGGCAGACTGATTCAAAAAAATGAGCTGGAGAAAAATTATCATGCCGAAAAAAAACAATTTTTATGCGGTCATCCTGGCGGGAGGATCCGGCGAGCGTTTCTGGCCGATGAGCACCGCCCGCCGGCCGAAACAGTTTCTGAATATCCCTGCCGGGAAACCGCTGATTTGCGCCGCGGTGGAACGGATAGAGAAATTAATCCCCAAGAAACGGATATTTATCATTACGCGAAAAGATTTGGCCGCCCTGGCGCGCCGGGTTTTGCCGGATTTTCCTGCGGAAAACGTGATTGCGGAACCCTACGGCCGCGACACGGCCGCCGCCGTGGCGCTGGCCGCGGGCCTGGTGAAAAGCCGTAGTCCCGGGGCCGCCTTTTGCGTGCTGACTTCGGACCATCTGATTAAAGATGAGCCGGTTTTTCTGCAAACCCTGAATGCGGCCTTCCGGCTCGCCCTTGCTTCCGATTGCCTGGTTACCATCGGAATCAAGCCCTCTTTTCCCAGCACGGGGTTCGGCTATATTGAAGCCGGGCAAGAATTGAAACTGCCCGGCAAAACGGTTTTTGCGGAAGCGAAACGTTTTGTTGAAAAACCAGATTTGCCGACCGCCGGAAAATATATGAAAAGCGGAAGGTTTTACTGGAATTCCGGCATGTTTGTCTGGGCGCTTCCCGTCCTGGAGGCCGCCCTGGCGGAACACTGTCCCCGGCTCCTCGGATTGGTCAACAAGATCGGCGCCGCGCCCGGTCCGATGGCATTGAAGGCGGTTTTAAAAAAAGAATACGCGGCGCTGGAAAAGATTTCGGTGGACTACGCCTTGATGGAAAAGGCCGCCAACATTGTCATGGCCAAGAGCGCCTTCCGCTGGGATGACGTCGGTTCATGGGCGGCGCTTGAAGCGCATTGCAAAAAAGATTCCGGCAACAACGTCGTTGTCGGAAACGGAGAAACGTTTGACGCCGCCGGCAATATTGCCGTGGCGGAGGACGGCTTGATCGCGCTGGTCGGCGTGCGCGACCTGGTGGTGGTGCGTTCCGGCGCCGCCACCCTGGTTTGCGCCAAAAGCAAGGCCCAGGATGTCAAGCAACTCGTGGCGCGGATGAAAAAAAGCGGGAAGTATAAAGACCTGGTTTGATATGCGCGCATTGGAAACATGTGAGCATTCAACATCAACTCTTAACCGATGCAATTGTGCTGAAAGTTCAATGTTGAATGCCGGAAGTTTTCTTGCGGCTCTTACGGGTAAGTTATGGGAAGTTATCTAGGCATAGACTTTGGGCGGAAACGTATTGGCGTGGCCGGCAGCGATGAAAACGGCCGGATTGCATTTCCGTTGTGTGTCATTCAGAACGCCGGGGGACAGCCTGTAATTAAGGAGATCAGCCGCATTGCCGCGGAGCGCAAGGCCGAGAAAATCATCGTCGGCTTGCCTTTGAATCTGGACGGCTCAAAAGGTTTGGCCGTCGGAGACGTGGAGCAGTTCGCAAGCCGCTTGAAGACGCGCGTTGCGCTGCCGGTTGAATTCTGGGATGAGCGCCTGAGCACCAAGATCGCGGAGCGCGCCATGATTGACGGGGGGTTATCGCGCCGCCGCCGGCGGCAATCCATTGACCGGGTCGCGGCGCAGATTATGCTGCAATCCTACCTTGACGCGCATGGAAATGAAAAATGCAGCGTTATAAGCTGACAATTTCTTACGACGGCTCCGGTTATGCCGGCTGGCAGGTCCAGCCGGGCGTGAAAACCGTTCAGAGCGAACTGGAGCGTTGTTTTCGCGAATTCGCCGGCCGCGCGGTGAAAATCCATGGCAGCGGACGGACCGACCGGGGCGTGCATGCCGCCGGGCAGGTGGCTCACCTTGATCTTCCCGCGCGCATGGAAGCCAGAACAATCATCAAGGCGGGCAACGCCCTCCTGCCGCCGGACATCCGCCTCTTAAAAGCCGGGCCGGCCGCGCCTGATTTTCACGCCCGCCGGGACGCGGTTTGCAAGGAATACCGTTATTTCATCTGGAATGCTTGCGTCCTCCCGCCTTTTTTGTGCCGTTACCGCACCCATGTCCGCCAGCCGCTTGATGTCGCGGTTATGCGGAATGCGGCGGCAAAGTTGACGGGTAAACATGATTTCGCGTCTTTTACCGCCAATCCCAGCCGGCTGGTGGAAAGCACCGTCCGTAATCTGTCGGCGCTGGCGGTCCGGCGCCGGGGCAAGGAAATTGTGATCGCGGTCCGCGGCGACGGCTTTCTTTACCGGATGGTGCGCAGTCTGGCCGGGTTTCTGATCAGGGTGGGGGCGGGCGATTTGCCGGCTGCGGCGGCGGAAAATATTTTGGCGCGCAAGCAAAGGACCGCGGTAGTCCCGACCGCCCCTCCGCAAGGCCTTTTTTTGTGGAAGGTGTATTATTAAATGCCGAATATTGCGTTGAAAAAGCGCAAACACGGTCAACGTTAACAATGGACCGTCGGCGGTTTATTATTGTTTGAGAGGTGCAGGCCTGATGCTTCCGCAAACGCGTCGTGGAGCGCGGCGGCAAGCCGCAGGTTATTGATAATCAAAAATATAATTACAGGAAGGAGCGATGTAAATGCTTTCCATCAAAACAATAAAAAAAGCCCAGAAAAGGACAGTCAAAATGCTTGCCGGCGCAAAGATAAGATTGACCGACGCTGAAAAGGAAAGGATTGAGGTCTGCGACTTCAATCTGGGGCGCCTTGAAAATATAGGGACCGAAATTGTTATTTACGTCAACACGGTGCGTTGTTGCGCAAAGGAACTGGTTTTGTTTCCCGGCCAGATATGTCCCGAACACATCCATCCGCAGGTTGGAAATTATCCCGGCAAAGAAGAAACGTTCCGCTGCCGATGGGGGGAGGTTTTCCTGTATGTGCCCGGCCGGCCAACGCGTTGTCCGAAGGCGAAAATTCCGGAGGACAGGAAAAAATATTTTACAGCATGGCATGAGATAATACTGAAGCCCGGCGAGCAATATACCTTGAAGGAAAAAACCCGGCACTGGTTTCAGGCGGGAAGTAAAGGCGCAATCATATCGGAGTTTTCCACGAGAAGCCTTGATAAAATGGATGTTTTCACCGACCCGGACATAAAACGCGTCTCCAATCTTGGCTGATCCTGGAATATGGAAAATGGAGCGGCAATTCAGGCGTTGCTTTCATGCGGCCGGCCGGGTCCCATGGTGCGGCTGGCGGCGGACAATCTTGCCGCAAAAGAGCGCAAAATCAGGGTGGGAGCCGAACTCCTGTTCGGCGATGTATCTGGTGTTTGGAATCGCCGCATGGGGATGCGGTTCGTCCGGAATCGCCGCATGGGGATGCGGCTCCTACGCCGCTCAAATACAGTTGCCGCTTTTGGCGGCGTGCGCCATGCAACAATTGCGGCCTTGACGCCGCGTCCGGGAGGGGTAGTATGCAAGGGGTTTAAACAACCATGCCAAAAAAACGTGAAACAGCCGGAATCAAGAACTGGCCGCGGGATGACCGGCCAAGAGAAAAACTGCTCAAGAATGGCGCGGAGGCCTTGAGCAATTCCGAGCTGCTTGCCATTCTTTTGCGCACGGGCACGACCGGCGCCAGCGCCCTGGATATTGCCCGCAGGATAGTTGAAAAATTCGGCACGTTCAGGAACATGATTCAGACCGACCCGCGCGATTGGAAGGGGTTCAAGGGTGTCGGTCCGGCCAAAATCGCCCATATCCAGGCCGCGCTTGAAATCGGGCGGAGGTTTCGCGAGGTTGAGGCGAACGCGGATAAACGGAAAATCGCCTCAGCCAAAGATGTGGTTGATATCATCATGCCGCAGATGCGCGATTTAAAGACCGAAGTTTTCAAGATCGTTTATCTGGACAGCAGCAATGGAGTTATTGAAATCGCGGACGCGGCTTGCGGCACGGTCAACCAGGCCATGCCGATCGTGCGGGAAATCATTCATTCCGCATTGCGGAAATTCGCGGCGTCAATCATCTGCGCGCATAATCACCCCTCCGGCAATCCCGATCCCAGCGCGGAAGACCGCGCGTTCACAAAAGAACTGACCCAAGCCGGGGAAATGATGCAGATTAAGGTTCTTGACCACATAATTATCGGCGACAACAAATATTACAGCTTTGCGGATAAAGGGCGGATGGAATAAGCCTGCGGATGAAAAAATGACAAATAAAAAAGAACTGTCAGAACGGGATATTTGCACGCAATACATCCTGCCCGCCCTGGTCAAGGCCGGGTGGGACGTTGCAAAACAAATAAGGGAAGAAGTTTATTTTACCGACGGGCGTATTTTTGTCAAAGGCGGCAAAACCGCGCGCGGCGAAAGGAAACGCGCCGATTTCATTCTTTACCTTAAACCGAATGTTCCGGTCGCTGTTATTGAAGCCAAGGATAACAACCATTCCGTGGGCGCCGGGTTACAGCAGTCCCTGGGTTACGCAAAAATGCTCGATATCCCGGTTGCTTTCAGTTCCAATGGAGATGGATTTGTTCAGCATGATCTTTCCGGCTTTACTCCAATAATAGAGAAGGAATTGACTTTGGACGCTTTCCCTTCCCCTGCTGAACTCTGGCGGATGTATAAAAAGCACAAAAACATTACGACTTCTGAACAAGAGGAAGCCGTCTCGTTTGACTACTTTTTTGACGGATCGGGACGCGCGCCGCGTTACTACCAGCAGATCGCCGTAAATAGAACGATCGAAGCAATAGCGCGCGGGGAGAACAGAATCCTTCTTGTAATGGCCACCGGAACGGGAAAAACATATGCTGCTTTTCAGATAATATACCGGCTTTGGAAAAACGGCCGAAAAAAAAGGATTCTTTTTCTGGCAGACCGCAATGTGCTTATTGACCAGACCAAACGGGGAGATTTTAAGCATTTTAAAGACCGCATGACGGTCATCAAAAAGAAAAAAATAGACAAGGCGTTTGAGATTTACCTCGCCCTTTACCAGGGATTGACGAACTACAATGAAGACAAGGATGCCTACCGGGAATTCAGCCGTGATTTTTTCGATCTGGTGGTTGTTGACGAATGCCATCGCGGAAGTGCGGCCGCCGACAGCGCGTGGAGGGCAATCCTTGACTATTTCAGTTCCGCGACTCATATCGGCCTTACCGCGACTCCGCGGGAAACAAAGGATATCTCCAACATCGCTTACTTCGGCGAGCCGATTTACACCTATTCGCTCAGGCAGGGCATTGAGGATGGATTCCTGGCTCCCTATAAAGTCATCCGCGTGGGGCTCAATACCGACCTTGAAGGCTGGCGTCCGGAAGCAGGCAAAAAAGACAAGGACGGCCATGAGGTTGAGGACCGGGTTTATAACACCAGGGATTTTGACAAAAACCTGGTAATTGATGAACGGACAAAAATTGTCGCCAAAAAGGTGTCGGAGTATCTGAAGAAAACCGACCGCTTTGACAAAACCATAGTTTTTTGCGTGGATATTGAACACGCCGAGCGCATGCGGCAGGCGCTGATCAACGAGAACCCTGATTTGGCAAAAGAAAATTACAAGTATGTTATGCGCATTACCGGGGACGACGAGGAAGGCAAGCGCGAAGTGGACAATTTCATAAATCCCGAGGAGCGTTATCCGGTTATCGCAACCACGTCAAAATTGATGACCACCGGCATTGACGCCCAGACCTGCAAATTGATTGTGCTTGATTCCAACATCCAGTCGCTGACCGAATTCAAGCAGATTATTGGGCGCGGAACCCGTATTAACGAGGATTATG
Proteins encoded:
- a CDS encoding sugar phosphate nucleotidyltransferase encodes the protein MPKKNNFYAVILAGGSGERFWPMSTARRPKQFLNIPAGKPLICAAVERIEKLIPKKRIFIITRKDLAALARRVLPDFPAENVIAEPYGRDTAAAVALAAGLVKSRSPGAAFCVLTSDHLIKDEPVFLQTLNAAFRLALASDCLVTIGIKPSFPSTGFGYIEAGQELKLPGKTVFAEAKRFVEKPDLPTAGKYMKSGRFYWNSGMFVWALPVLEAALAEHCPRLLGLVNKIGAAPGPMALKAVLKKEYAALEKISVDYALMEKAANIVMAKSAFRWDDVGSWAALEAHCKKDSGNNVVVGNGETFDAAGNIAVAEDGLIALVGVRDLVVVRSGAATLVCAKSKAQDVKQLVARMKKSGKYKDLV
- the ruvX gene encoding Holliday junction resolvase RuvX, with protein sequence MGSYLGIDFGRKRIGVAGSDENGRIAFPLCVIQNAGGQPVIKEISRIAAERKAEKIIVGLPLNLDGSKGLAVGDVEQFASRLKTRVALPVEFWDERLSTKIAERAMIDGGLSRRRRRQSIDRVAAQIMLQSYLDAHGNEKCSVIS
- a CDS encoding YebC/PmpR family DNA-binding transcriptional regulator, yielding MSGHSKWKTIQHKKGAADARRGKIFSKLSKELTIAARAGGGDPNMNAALRNLIAKAKESNMPSDNVERAIKKGTGELAGSQLDEVTYEGFVAGGVALVIKVLTDNKNRAASEIRHIFTKFGSNLAVQGAVVRNFKRKGQILVDNAAVEEDKLMNIVLEAGAEDMQQDDGVFDIVTDPAGFQAVVDALEKAGIKTISSEITLIPDSYVTITDKSAAANVLKFIETLEDNDDVQNVYSNVDIDEKILKELEQK
- a CDS encoding histidine kinase dimerization/phosphoacceptor domain -containing protein; translation: MRIRSACKNDGNELMRMRNRLLALHQIGNDLSTVESFDDLCRQAVVFGCQILECKRVSLWFRRGNSMVAGGSFGMDESGKARDERARLITLNRAAPMGEVLADKRRLLIQQDCVLRNDKGEEVGRGMHAIAALWNGSRVIGCICIDNLLDRRIFSAEDLDILCMYAALIGHLAFGKKTADELKKSVKEKEILLREIQHRVKNNLQVISSLLNLQAAYIRDPHDAELFRQTQARIKSMAKAYDAFRPPEGAREINMHNYITGIIHDLFQFYQVDPSSIVMRWEGGHESFSLSQAIPCSLIVNELVMNALKHGFQQGQAGGGQPKGELLISVQRREGSIAITIANNGVPFPDKVDVNHPHSLGLQLVNALVSQLNGTLSMDNTRGTRFTVTFPEKIDGGA
- the ruvA gene encoding Holliday junction branch migration protein RuvA encodes the protein MITFLEGTLVEKSPARVVVRVGGVGYEVFIPLSSFDRLPAENRDCRLLVYEYLREDLHSLFGFASEAERRAFILLMNVNGIGPKLAMSALSSLAVSDLNKAIAAGDIARLTTIAGIGKKTAERMVVELRDKLSTSDLPGGTGLPGENIKTADAILALVSLGYKQNEAARMVSTAAAGGVDDMPVEEIIRRALRR
- the argB gene encoding acetylglutamate kinase; this encodes MQKFIEKTNVLMEAMPYIRLLRGKPVVIKFGGSAMENTDNSRSILADVAFMECVGIHPVIVHGGGGAISRRMREAGIQPKFVNGLRVTDSESMRVVEEVLNHEVNVEIVETLIASGARATGLHGPGIISAEKRVVQDNVGVDLGFVGRVAAVDTAPITACLQADIIPVITPLGRGPDGRVYNINADDSAAAVAVAINAFKLVFLSDVPGVMRDAKDADSVISSLTRSEIEALIRSRVIQAGMIPKIQGALAAMAAGVRKVHIIDGHVLHSLLLEIFTDKGIGTEIINDN
- the argJ gene encoding bifunctional glutamate N-acetyltransferase/amino-acid acetyltransferase ArgJ; the protein is MQKKTRHKWVPGGITSPQGFSASGVRAGIKPHSPPDKKDVALIFSAVPATAAGVFTRNRVKAAPVILCRRRLKSRKIQAVIINSGNANACTGPRGLADAEESAAATAGRLRISPALVFVCSTGTIGVPMPLDRMKKGINRAVEKLGRGGGRDAARAIMTTDTRAKEAAVRLRLGGKDVVIGAMAKGAGMIAPRMATLLVFITTDAAIAPAALQDALSCAVEESFNRILVDGDQSTNDTVLCLASGLAGNRLIAAKQPAWDGFKAALTALCRKLAYMLVEDGEGVTRVVRLDVKGAKNRMEAEKVARAIARSPLVKTSWFGADPNWGRIMGAIGYSGAAVDPERISIDYEGRPAVVNGRSSGLPSETLKKIIARKKFAIGINLRQGKASYSMLTCDCSLDYVRINADYMT
- a CDS encoding acetylornithine transaminase translates to MTIKTEEIIASFEQNVIPCYARKAIALTHGKGTKVWDADGKVYLDFIAGIAVNNLGHCHPRVVEAIKKQAEQLLHVSNLYCHENQGLLAKTLAGLAGFQGGKCFFCNSGAEANEGLIKLARLWGHERKRHEIITMRNSFHGRTLATLTATGQSKVQKGFEPLPAGFVYADFNNLDSVKSAITDKTVAVLAEPIQGEGGVVPAEKDFLLGLRALCDANDMLLLFDEVQCGMGRTGEWFAFQNYGVLPDAFALAKALAAGLPMGAVVAAPKTADVLQAGTHGSTFGGGPCVCAAALAAIKAVREENLLQNAREMGEKLKNGLQALANKYEHLKEVRGTGLMLALVLDQPAKELEAKLMDIGLLALATAENVLRFLPPLNVKPNEVEEALEIIDDVCAEWHGPADEQPAESKTE
- the ruvC gene encoding crossover junction endodeoxyribonuclease RuvC, which translates into the protein MSRIMGMDMSLRSSGLAVIESSGSALKAVEYRLVKNSPARLISECLLHIFRDVADILGRCRPDAAAIEGVFFCKNFKTAVALGQARGAAIAACAAAGVPVYEYAPRRVKQAVVGCGAAGKEQVKKMAMLILNLKDEPGGDAADALAIAICHAHNIKRCKICGPEASASNDLRGAFLVSRGMVAI